In one window of Epinephelus fuscoguttatus linkage group LG20, E.fuscoguttatus.final_Chr_v1 DNA:
- the atad1b gene encoding outer mitochondrial transmembrane helix translocase, whose protein sequence is MVLREVPAENIARPLGRNEVIGLLFRLTIFGAVTYFTIKWMVDAIDPTRKQKVEAQKQAEKLMRQIGVKNVKLSEYEMSIAAHLVDPLSMQITWRDIAGLDEVITELKETVILPVQKRHLFQGSRLLQPPKGVLLYGPPGCGKTLIAKATAKEAGFRFINLQPSTLTDKWYGESQKLAAAVFTLAVKLQPSIIFVDEIDSFLRSRSSSDHEATAMMKAQFMSLWDGLDTDHHCQVIIMGATNRPQDLDSAILRRMPTRFHINQPSVRQREQILKLILENESVDLSVDLIDVAKETDGFSGSDLREMCRDAALLCVRDFVHNQNDSPSEDFIRPIHQSDLQKAISKMKKSKMAGTQSALLHAALD, encoded by the exons ATGGTGCTGAGAGAGGTCCCGGCTGAAAACATCGCCCGTCCTCTGGGCAGGAATGAGGTCATCGGCCTGCTCTTCCGCCTCACCATATTCGGAGCTGTCACCTACTTCACCATCAAGTGGATGGTGGACGCCATCGACCCCACCAGGAAGCAGAAGGTGGAGGCTCAGAAACAG GCTGAGAAGCTGATGCGTCAGATCGGAGTTAAAAACGTGAAGTTGTCTGAATATGAGATGAGCATTGCCGCTCACCTGGTCGACCCGCTCAGCATGCAG ATCACATGGAGGGACATTGCTGGTCTGGACGAGGTGATCACAGAGTTAAAGGAGACAGTCATCTTACCTGTTCAGAAGAGACACCTGTTCCAGGGATCCAGACTGCTGCAGCCCCCCAAAG gCGTGCTGCTGTATGGACCCCCTGGCTGCGGTAAAACGCTGATCGCCAAGGCAACGGCCAAAGAGGCGGGGTTTCGTTTCATCAACCTGCAGCCGAGCACGCTGACGGACAAATGGTACGGAGAGTCCCAGAAGCTGGCTGCTGCTGTCTTCACATTGGCCGTCAAACTGCAGCCGTCAATCATCTTCGTCGACGAGATAG ACTCGTTCCTGAGGAGTCGGTCCAGTTCAGACCATGAAGCCACGGCCATGATGAAGGCTCAGTTCATGAGTCTGTGGGACGGACTGGACACAGACCACCACTGTCAG gtGATCATCATGGGAGCCACTAATCGTCCTCAGGACCTAGACTCTGCTATTCTGAGGAGGATGCCCACCAGGTTCCACATCAACCAGCCt AGTGTGAGGCAGAGGGAGCAGATCCTTAAACTCATCCTGGAGAACGAGAGC gtggACCTGTCAGTGGACCTCATCGACGTTGCCAAGGAAACAGACGGTTTCTCAGGAAGTGACCTCAGAGAGATGTGCCGCGACGCCGCACTGCTCTGTGTCCGAGACTTCGTCCATAATCAGAACGACag tccaTCAGAGGACTTCATCCGTCCGATTCATCAGTCCGACCTTCAGAAGGCAATCAGTAAGATGAAGAAATCTAAGATGGCGGGCACCCAAAGCGCTTTGCTGCACGCCGCTCTGGACTGA